One part of the Tenacibaculum sp. 190130A14a genome encodes these proteins:
- a CDS encoding S-adenosylmethionine decarboxylase family protein gives MNTTYKHIKAQIFNLQEWISETNPDVLKNRFEALLKQSKFTILAFNEHYFEQQGYTCFWLLGESHLAIHTFPESNKTYVELSSCNQEKLDLFKSLM, from the coding sequence ATGAATACCACATATAAACATATAAAAGCACAAATTTTTAATCTACAAGAATGGATTTCTGAAACCAATCCTGATGTTTTAAAAAATAGATTTGAAGCTTTATTGAAACAAAGTAAGTTTACCATACTTGCCTTTAACGAGCATTACTTTGAGCAACAGGGATATACTTGTTTTTGGTTATTAGGTGAAAGTCATTTAGCTATTCACACCTTTCCTGAAAGCAATAAAACCTATGTAGAGTTAAGTAGCTGTAATCAAGAAAAGTTGGATTTGTTCAAAAGTTTGATGTAA
- a CDS encoding flotillin family protein, producing MDNLLQIIGMGIGLFLFLVILYFAIVAMFYKKVPQGKALVRTGFKGAKIATDKGLYVVPVFHRVEIMDISVKKIEIERLGSDGLVCKDNVRADIKVAFFIRINEDVKDIKKVAETIGCERASHIDTLKDLFEAKFSEALKTVGKKFQFTELYEARREFRDEIKDIILVDLNGYVLDDCAIDYLEQTPVNYLKPDNILDAEGIKKITELTAAQNIKANLIKRDEEKVIRKQDVEAREAILELDKQLAEKEEQQKREIANIKAREEAEILKVAEEERLKSETARIATEEKVQVAEENMQRQIIVAEKNKVRTEAVETERVEKDRALEATERERIVTLAQIEKEKVVEVEKKNIQDVIRDRVMLEKGVVEEKENMKDIEAFKGADREKQVAITLAEKSAQEQLIKRIKLAEAEKEAAKQKAEEINIHAQAQKEASEKEAEARKTLAEAKAKEEATIGMSEAQVMHAKADANERQGLVEATIIEKKAKAEAAGTLAKAEALKEEGIAEAEVIKEKALAQATGDREIALAEAAGIEEKAEAMKKLDGVGKEHEEFKLRLDKELKVDLAHINVQKDIADAQAQVIGDALKAANIDIVGGETMFFDQIIGQITKAKGFDRLVQHSDNIQDVKDAILGSDDVKGNLLDKIKDFATKYGISSEDIKNLTVANLLMDLKGKATSSDDETLFGNLFNLAKGLGLSNQKLS from the coding sequence ATGGATAATTTACTACAAATAATTGGAATGGGAATTGGATTGTTCTTATTCCTAGTCATATTATATTTTGCTATTGTAGCAATGTTCTACAAAAAAGTTCCTCAAGGAAAAGCTTTGGTTAGAACAGGTTTTAAAGGAGCGAAAATTGCAACAGACAAAGGTCTTTATGTCGTTCCTGTTTTCCACCGTGTAGAAATCATGGATATTTCTGTAAAAAAAATAGAAATAGAAAGATTGGGCTCTGATGGTCTAGTTTGTAAAGATAATGTTAGAGCAGACATAAAGGTAGCCTTCTTTATTAGGATTAATGAGGATGTAAAGGATATTAAAAAAGTAGCTGAAACCATTGGTTGTGAAAGAGCTTCTCATATTGACACCCTCAAAGACTTATTTGAAGCAAAGTTCTCAGAAGCACTAAAAACTGTTGGAAAGAAATTTCAATTCACTGAATTATATGAAGCTCGTAGAGAATTTAGAGACGAGATTAAAGATATAATCTTGGTAGACCTAAACGGATATGTTCTTGATGATTGTGCTATTGATTATTTAGAACAAACTCCAGTAAATTATTTAAAACCTGATAACATCTTAGATGCTGAAGGTATTAAGAAGATTACTGAATTAACTGCTGCCCAAAACATCAAAGCCAATCTAATCAAACGTGACGAGGAAAAAGTAATTCGTAAACAAGATGTTGAGGCCAGAGAAGCTATATTAGAGTTGGACAAACAATTAGCTGAAAAAGAAGAGCAACAAAAAAGAGAAATTGCTAACATCAAAGCACGTGAAGAAGCAGAGATTTTAAAAGTAGCTGAAGAAGAACGTTTAAAATCTGAAACTGCTCGTATTGCTACTGAAGAAAAGGTACAAGTTGCAGAAGAAAATATGCAACGTCAAATCATTGTTGCAGAGAAAAACAAAGTACGTACAGAAGCTGTTGAAACGGAGCGTGTTGAAAAAGACAGGGCTTTAGAGGCTACAGAGCGTGAACGTATTGTTACACTTGCTCAAATTGAAAAAGAGAAAGTGGTAGAAGTTGAAAAGAAAAACATTCAAGATGTTATTCGCGATAGAGTGATGCTAGAAAAAGGTGTGGTAGAAGAAAAAGAGAACATGAAAGATATTGAAGCTTTCAAAGGTGCTGATCGTGAAAAGCAAGTTGCTATTACTCTAGCTGAAAAGTCTGCTCAAGAGCAATTAATTAAACGAATTAAGTTGGCAGAAGCAGAAAAAGAAGCTGCAAAGCAAAAAGCTGAAGAAATTAACATTCATGCTCAAGCTCAAAAAGAAGCGAGTGAAAAAGAAGCAGAAGCAAGAAAAACATTAGCAGAAGCTAAAGCAAAAGAAGAAGCTACTATTGGTATGTCTGAAGCACAAGTAATGCACGCAAAAGCAGATGCTAACGAACGTCAAGGACTTGTAGAAGCTACTATTATAGAGAAAAAAGCAAAAGCAGAAGCTGCTGGTACTTTGGCAAAAGCGGAGGCTTTAAAAGAAGAAGGTATTGCAGAAGCAGAAGTAATCAAAGAGAAAGCACTTGCGCAAGCAACTGGAGACAGAGAAATCGCATTAGCAGAAGCTGCTGGAATTGAAGAAAAAGCAGAAGCAATGAAGAAACTTGACGGTGTTGGTAAAGAACACGAAGAGTTTAAGCTACGCTTAGATAAAGAATTAAAAGTTGATTTAGCTCATATCAATGTTCAGAAAGATATTGCAGATGCACAAGCACAAGTTATTGGTGATGCATTAAAAGCTGCTAATATTGATATTGTAGGTGGAGAAACAATGTTCTTCGATCAAATCATTGGACAAATAACCAAAGCTAAAGGATTTGATAGATTAGTACAGCATAGTGATAATATTCAAGATGTAAAAGATGCTATCTTAGGAAGTGACGATGTAAAAGGAAACTTATTAGATAAAATAAAAGACTTTGCTACCAAATACGGAATCTCTTCTGAAGATATTAAAAACCTAACTGTAGCTAACCTTTTAATGGACTTAAAAGGAAAAGCAACCAGTTCTGATGATGAAACACTTTTTGGTAACCTATTCAATTTAGCTAAAGGTTTAGGTTTATCGAACCAAAAATTATCATAA
- a CDS encoding polyamine aminopropyltransferase: MEYLKNNSFILKSAIFATGFAGIVAEYVLSTLATYFIGNSVFQWTMIVSLMLFCMGLGSRLSKYFNKNLIRNFLLLELALSLIVAFSSVLVYTLAAVSSYYEVVIYFLSMLVGLLIGLEIPLVVRINKEYEDLKTNISSILEKDYYGSLLGGVFFAFIGLPILGLTYTPFILGLINFFVACIVFYRFKGKMLQSQLKPMFGMISVVLIVLALGINFTDAIITWGEQKKYQDKIVFATQSKYQKIVLTEWKDEHWLYLNGNLQFCSIDEEMYHEPLVHPIMQLHPNPQKVLILGGGDGCAVRELLKYPSVDNIDMVDLDPNMTDLGKNNPILIDINEGSMSSNKLNIYNKDAYVHLEQDNTSFYDVIIIDLPDPRSVELGRLYSHEFYSLCKRKLRPNGLIITQSGSPYFATKAFHCIDATLQSAGFTTVPMHNQVISMGEWGWIIGTKNNQITREEFKQKLQGLKFSSIPTKWINNEAMMLITSFGKKDFFNIDANEIEINKIQNPVLYQYYLKGNWDLY; encoded by the coding sequence ATGGAGTATTTAAAAAACAATTCATTTATATTAAAATCGGCAATTTTTGCAACTGGTTTTGCAGGAATTGTTGCTGAATATGTTCTTTCTACGCTCGCTACTTATTTTATAGGAAACTCTGTTTTTCAATGGACTATGATTGTTTCCTTAATGTTGTTTTGCATGGGATTAGGTAGTAGATTGAGTAAATACTTCAATAAGAACCTAATCAGAAATTTTTTATTGTTAGAGTTAGCGCTATCGTTAATCGTAGCCTTTTCTTCTGTATTGGTTTATACCTTAGCAGCTGTCTCTTCATACTATGAGGTAGTCATTTACTTTTTAAGTATGTTGGTAGGACTACTTATTGGTTTAGAAATTCCTTTAGTAGTAAGAATCAATAAAGAATATGAAGATTTAAAAACCAACATCTCCTCTATTCTAGAAAAAGACTATTACGGAAGTTTACTTGGAGGGGTTTTCTTTGCTTTTATTGGACTACCTATACTTGGGCTTACTTACACTCCTTTTATTCTAGGTTTGATTAACTTTTTTGTAGCTTGTATTGTCTTTTATCGATTTAAAGGAAAAATGCTTCAAAGCCAATTAAAACCAATGTTTGGAATGATCAGTGTGGTTTTGATAGTATTAGCTTTAGGAATTAATTTTACAGACGCTATTATTACTTGGGGAGAACAAAAAAAATACCAAGACAAGATCGTTTTTGCAACACAAAGTAAGTATCAGAAAATAGTTTTAACAGAATGGAAAGATGAACATTGGTTGTACCTCAATGGAAATTTACAATTTTGTTCAATTGACGAGGAGATGTATCACGAACCTTTGGTACACCCAATTATGCAATTACATCCTAATCCTCAAAAAGTTTTAATTCTTGGAGGTGGTGATGGATGTGCTGTTAGAGAACTTCTTAAATATCCTTCTGTTGACAATATTGATATGGTTGATCTAGATCCGAACATGACTGATTTAGGGAAAAACAACCCTATTCTAATCGATATTAATGAAGGTTCTATGAGCAGTAACAAACTCAACATTTATAACAAAGATGCTTATGTTCATTTAGAACAAGACAATACATCTTTTTATGATGTTATCATTATTGACCTACCAGATCCAAGAAGTGTAGAACTTGGAAGACTATATTCTCATGAGTTTTATAGTTTATGTAAACGTAAATTACGTCCTAATGGATTAATCATTACACAATCTGGAAGTCCATATTTTGCAACCAAAGCATTTCATTGCATTGATGCTACTTTGCAATCAGCAGGTTTTACTACAGTACCTATGCACAACCAGGTTATTTCCATGGGAGAATGGGGATGGATTATTGGAACTAAAAACAATCAAATTACCCGAGAAGAATTTAAACAAAAATTGCAAGGACTGAAGTTTTCTTCTATTCCTACAAAGTGGATTAATAACGAAGCCATGATGTTAATCACCTCTTTTGGGAAGAAAGATTTTTTCAATATTGATGCTAACGAAATAGAAATTAACAAAATTCAAAACCCAGTATTATATCAGTACTATTTAAAGGGTAATTGGGATTTATATTAA
- a CDS encoding DUF4178 domain-containing protein, which yields MGFFDLFKSNKNEEEKHYDPIDIKVTDLENGYLLDYDLETWTVTKMSEYDWGDNHFSREFVIESKGKKRFLHIEEDDELIISLSEELKYRKLGPTVTDYIDTNGKPPKQIVHQDITYYLDEEAPGYYRNVENEDWEELISFYYLDEDEEKCLTIEQWGEEDFEASIGNILKSYEISNILPSYNE from the coding sequence ATGGGATTTTTTGATTTATTCAAAAGCAATAAAAACGAAGAGGAAAAACATTACGATCCGATTGACATCAAAGTAACCGATTTAGAAAATGGTTATTTATTGGATTATGATTTAGAAACATGGACGGTTACCAAAATGTCTGAATATGACTGGGGAGACAATCATTTTTCTAGAGAATTTGTGATTGAATCTAAAGGGAAGAAGCGTTTTCTTCATATTGAAGAAGATGATGAACTGATCATTTCTCTTTCGGAAGAACTAAAATATCGAAAACTTGGGCCAACGGTTACCGATTATATTGATACTAATGGTAAACCTCCAAAGCAAATCGTTCATCAAGACATTACTTACTATTTAGATGAAGAAGCTCCGGGATACTACCGAAATGTAGAAAATGAAGATTGGGAAGAACTGATTTCTTTTTACTATTTAGATGAAGACGAAGAAAAATGTTTAACAATAGAACAATGGGGAGAAGAAGACTTTGAAGCAAGTATCGGAAACATACTGAAGTCTTATGAAATCTCAAATATTTTACCATCATACAACGAATAA
- a CDS encoding DUF350 domain-containing protein, which produces MDNLTEYIDFNSLTHSLGYIVTAFLVFYIGKLLYKLVNPKINITNELIEKDNFAFILAYVGYFTGLVIILGGAIIGESAGFTTDIMHIAIYSIIGMLLLHISLFVSNKLILPKFDIKKEIITDKNEGTGIIEACIYIANALLLHGALIGESESLQEGLFTFVSYWAIGNIMLVVAAKIFTIWIRFDVHDHIEKDNVAVGISFGGAILAIGIVIMNALLDPFIDWTTTIVDVSLQTVLGIVLLPIMRFITDKVLLPGRRLTDEIINQEKPNIGAGLIEAFAYIGSAILITWSI; this is translated from the coding sequence ATGGACAATCTAACCGAATATATAGATTTTAACAGCCTAACCCACTCTTTGGGTTATATCGTTACAGCTTTCCTTGTTTTTTATATTGGAAAGTTACTTTACAAACTTGTAAACCCAAAGATTAATATTACCAATGAACTTATCGAAAAGGACAATTTTGCCTTTATTCTTGCCTATGTTGGTTATTTTACTGGACTTGTTATCATTTTAGGTGGTGCTATTATTGGAGAAAGTGCGGGTTTTACAACTGATATTATGCATATTGCTATTTATAGCATTATAGGTATGCTTTTACTGCATATATCACTATTTGTAAGTAACAAATTAATTTTACCAAAATTCGATATTAAAAAAGAAATCATTACCGATAAAAATGAAGGTACTGGAATCATTGAAGCTTGTATTTACATAGCCAATGCGCTACTACTTCATGGTGCACTTATTGGTGAATCTGAAAGTTTACAAGAAGGACTTTTCACCTTTGTAAGCTACTGGGCAATTGGTAATATTATGCTCGTTGTAGCTGCTAAGATTTTTACAATTTGGATTCGTTTTGATGTACACGATCATATTGAAAAAGATAATGTAGCAGTAGGAATTAGTTTCGGTGGTGCCATATTGGCTATTGGTATTGTTATTATGAATGCCTTATTAGATCCGTTTATTGACTGGACTACAACTATCGTAGATGTAAGTTTACAAACAGTTTTAGGTATTGTATTATTACCTATCATGCGCTTTATTACTGACAAAGTTCTATTGCCAGGACGAAGATTAACAGATGAAATTATCAATCAAGAAAAACCAAATATTGGAGCAGGATTAATTGAAGCTTTTGCTTATATAGGTTCTGCGATATTAATTACATGGAGTATTTAA
- a CDS encoding DNA repair ATPase, with protein MENQNNAQQLDGGTYEIIQGRLQKQKQDLQERLHKLNEDRKHVFGAIETKLIANDRINTENNCIARDIVSLGNISIFGYNVHFGLRTDIKLSDVFSIYEFKEQHFQIQSLDLLNDPVFIDDFTNLYKYYRNTIFSKFAIIGNYLYMVFQLSENKSDIKAFKWLINEGNLQYIDNRSEHEYKFPTQHEFKWQEVTRDMHRYGTYSHVSILDKVFVETIGGDLTIKIEDNTDEGRGILAEPVEHIDQTLDDGQFRYGNLGNLITLEVKPFQEPARYFVYNHKLQEVQKIDSIKDTAVQLPDDHGIIFPNGYYLQTGEYKLFENDAKEVKFQEKIISPNGEDFLYVFYATIRGLYILMSYNIIEQEVKTPIICNGFTVLQNGELCYFKTENEQTKHHVVQIWQTPYLKGDFMPSQHEDSLLYKIGNKDIVRAMAECHELINLLNKEDNYTGLYNDIAKISKDINDTYYWLPEKETSQLNLPIAQINEAANAAIEEFEKVVQLKKQAEKETKSINTKSEELFGKIKSTSFKSIDDFVVLLNQLRTLRGEVISLHDIRYINAALLKELEEQVAEQNNLISKRCVQFLLNDKALEPYHNRVAEKQAALPNIKKVIDAKSLEKEVNQITSDLEMLIDIVSNLEIEDTSQSTKIIDNISLIFATLNQLKSGIKNSIKSLGSKEAKADFNAQLKLIDQSIINYIDIANTPEKCDEFLTKTAIQLEELEGKFADFEEFIVQIIEKREEVHAAFDNRKNSLIEKRNKKTVALQTASERILKGVRKKALSFNSNQDINGYFAADLMINKVRDIISQLKELDDIGKAEAIETQLKVAKEDALRKLKDKQELYEDGENVIKLGQHKFGVNRQILDLTIVYKNEQLYYHLTGTDFYEEVSNEVLLNSKKYWNQELVSENDKVYRSAYLAFKIFKKFKEEELINLTEEDLLTLIQKESSNSYAEGYVKGVHDVDAAKILHLLVHKHHELGLLTFTPDTRAFAQYFWNSLTEEQKSVYNNSIKASGEVLAVFPNSTAYDFIIDDLTTALNTFSEETQLFSTEQSQTIAKYLFNELRSDNTFHTSSEALTLKETFIKTLDKQDALHKFKLGIQKLEAYTDKIQLAKQWISSYIIEKAPSDVEYIHEVVVLLLFEDLSALNPINVHPKQILNDLKGNHTTINESSIEFDYHQFIKDLTHFNQNEVPNFIQYREAKQQVTEELKEDLKLEEFKPRVLSSFVRNKLIDQVYFPLIGDNLAKQLGTVGNNKRTDRMGMLLLISPPGYGKTTLMEYISNRLGLVFMKINGPAIGHEVTSVDPMSANNSASREELKKLNLAFEMGDNVMLYLDDIQHCNPEFLQKFISLSDGTRKIEGIYNGKSKTYDLRGKKFCVIMAGNPYTESGDRFQIPDMLANRADIYNLGDIIGDTEHLFKLSLIENSLTSNPVLHQLSSKYFEDVYALIDKVENNTQEVNLKGNHTKQEVQDYTAVLEKVITVRDTILKVNQTYIQSAAMEDNYRTEPSFKLQGSYRDMNKLVAKIVPIMNHDELERLLLSHYESESQTLTSAAEANLLKYKELISSLSEEEQTRWDDIKKIFVKNNKLNGLGNKNEMAQILSQMMAFTENLEGIKSVLQKGLDNKN; from the coding sequence ATGGAAAACCAAAACAATGCGCAGCAATTAGACGGCGGTACTTATGAAATCATTCAAGGTAGATTGCAAAAACAAAAGCAAGACCTACAAGAACGATTGCATAAGCTAAATGAAGACAGAAAACATGTTTTTGGGGCTATAGAAACCAAATTAATTGCTAACGATAGAATCAACACCGAAAACAATTGTATTGCTAGAGATATTGTGTCTTTAGGAAACATTTCTATTTTCGGATATAACGTTCACTTTGGATTAAGAACCGACATTAAATTATCGGATGTGTTTAGTATCTATGAATTTAAAGAGCAACACTTTCAAATTCAGTCTTTAGATTTATTAAACGATCCTGTTTTTATAGACGATTTTACCAACCTTTATAAATATTATCGAAATACCATTTTCTCAAAGTTTGCCATTATTGGAAACTACTTGTACATGGTTTTTCAATTAAGCGAAAACAAAAGCGATATCAAAGCTTTTAAATGGTTAATTAATGAAGGTAATTTACAGTATATAGACAATCGTAGTGAACATGAATATAAGTTTCCTACCCAACATGAGTTTAAATGGCAAGAGGTAACTCGTGACATGCACCGATATGGTACCTACTCTCATGTTTCTATTTTAGACAAAGTTTTTGTAGAAACTATTGGTGGAGACTTAACCATTAAAATTGAAGATAACACAGATGAAGGAAGAGGAATTCTTGCCGAACCTGTTGAACATATAGATCAAACCTTAGATGATGGTCAATTTCGTTATGGTAATTTAGGAAACCTAATTACCCTAGAAGTAAAGCCATTTCAAGAACCTGCACGATACTTTGTATACAATCATAAACTTCAAGAAGTTCAAAAAATTGATAGTATTAAAGACACGGCGGTTCAGTTACCAGATGATCATGGTATTATATTCCCGAACGGGTACTACCTTCAAACTGGAGAATACAAACTTTTTGAAAACGATGCTAAAGAGGTAAAGTTTCAAGAAAAAATAATCTCTCCAAACGGAGAAGACTTCTTATACGTTTTCTATGCAACCATTCGTGGTTTGTATATTTTAATGTCGTATAATATTATTGAGCAAGAAGTTAAAACTCCTATTATTTGTAATGGTTTTACCGTATTACAAAATGGAGAACTTTGTTATTTTAAAACAGAAAACGAACAAACCAAACACCATGTTGTACAAATTTGGCAAACTCCGTATTTAAAGGGAGATTTTATGCCTTCTCAACATGAAGATAGTTTGTTATATAAAATAGGAAACAAAGACATTGTTCGTGCCATGGCAGAGTGTCACGAATTAATCAACCTATTAAACAAAGAAGATAATTATACAGGTTTATACAATGATATTGCCAAAATATCTAAAGATATAAACGACACTTATTATTGGTTACCAGAAAAAGAAACTTCTCAATTAAACCTACCAATTGCTCAAATTAATGAAGCTGCCAATGCTGCTATTGAAGAATTTGAGAAAGTTGTACAGTTAAAAAAACAAGCTGAAAAGGAAACCAAAAGTATCAATACGAAATCAGAAGAATTATTTGGTAAAATTAAAAGTACTTCTTTTAAATCTATTGATGATTTTGTTGTGCTTTTAAACCAGCTTCGCACCTTACGTGGAGAAGTAATTAGCTTACATGATATTCGCTATATAAATGCAGCTCTTTTAAAAGAATTAGAAGAACAAGTTGCTGAGCAAAACAACCTTATTTCTAAGCGTTGTGTACAGTTTCTTTTAAACGATAAAGCTTTAGAACCATATCATAATCGCGTTGCAGAAAAACAAGCCGCATTACCAAACATTAAAAAGGTAATCGACGCAAAATCTTTAGAAAAAGAAGTGAATCAAATTACATCGGATTTAGAGATGTTAATTGATATTGTTTCCAATTTAGAAATCGAAGATACTTCTCAATCTACTAAGATTATTGACAATATTTCTTTGATATTCGCTACACTAAACCAATTAAAATCTGGAATTAAAAACAGTATTAAAAGTTTAGGTAGTAAAGAAGCTAAAGCTGATTTTAATGCGCAATTAAAATTAATTGACCAGAGTATTATCAACTATATTGATATTGCCAATACTCCGGAAAAATGCGACGAGTTCTTAACCAAAACAGCCATTCAACTTGAAGAATTAGAAGGTAAGTTTGCCGACTTCGAAGAGTTTATTGTTCAAATTATTGAAAAAAGAGAAGAAGTTCATGCGGCTTTTGACAATAGAAAGAATAGCTTAATTGAAAAAAGAAATAAGAAAACCGTTGCTTTACAAACTGCTTCAGAAAGAATTTTAAAAGGTGTTCGTAAAAAAGCATTGAGCTTTAATTCTAATCAAGATATCAACGGGTACTTTGCTGCTGACTTAATGATTAACAAAGTAAGAGACATCATTAGTCAGTTAAAAGAACTAGACGATATTGGTAAAGCAGAAGCCATTGAAACGCAATTAAAGGTTGCCAAAGAAGATGCTCTTAGAAAATTAAAAGACAAACAAGAGTTATATGAAGATGGTGAAAATGTAATCAAATTAGGACAACATAAGTTTGGTGTTAACAGACAAATATTAGACTTAACGATTGTTTATAAAAATGAGCAATTATACTATCACCTTACAGGAACTGATTTCTATGAAGAAGTTTCTAATGAAGTCTTACTAAATTCAAAAAAATACTGGAACCAAGAGCTCGTTTCTGAAAACGATAAGGTATATAGATCTGCCTACTTAGCTTTTAAAATATTTAAAAAGTTCAAAGAAGAAGAACTCATCAACCTAACAGAAGAAGATTTATTGACTTTAATTCAAAAAGAAAGCAGTAATTCATATGCTGAAGGATATGTAAAAGGAGTTCACGATGTAGATGCAGCTAAAATATTACACTTATTGGTACACAAACACCATGAATTAGGTTTACTAACCTTTACTCCTGACACAAGAGCATTTGCACAATATTTCTGGAACTCTTTAACAGAAGAGCAAAAGAGTGTCTATAATAATTCTATCAAAGCTTCTGGTGAAGTTTTAGCAGTGTTTCCAAACAGTACTGCTTATGATTTTATTATTGATGATTTGACGACCGCTTTGAATACATTTTCTGAAGAAACACAACTTTTTTCTACAGAACAATCGCAAACAATTGCTAAGTATTTATTCAACGAATTAAGAAGTGACAATACCTTCCATACTAGTAGTGAAGCATTGACTTTAAAGGAAACATTTATAAAAACTTTAGACAAGCAAGATGCACTTCATAAGTTCAAATTAGGAATTCAAAAATTAGAAGCCTATACAGACAAAATTCAGTTAGCTAAACAATGGATAAGTTCTTATATCATTGAAAAAGCTCCTAGCGATGTTGAATACATTCATGAAGTGGTTGTATTATTATTATTTGAAGATTTATCGGCTTTAAATCCGATTAATGTACATCCTAAACAAATCTTAAACGATTTAAAAGGAAACCATACAACCATTAATGAAAGTTCAATTGAGTTCGATTATCATCAATTCATTAAAGATTTAACACACTTTAATCAAAACGAAGTACCAAACTTTATTCAATATAGAGAAGCAAAACAGCAAGTTACAGAAGAACTAAAAGAAGATTTAAAACTCGAAGAATTCAAACCTAGAGTACTTTCTTCTTTTGTAAGAAATAAGTTAATTGACCAAGTATATTTCCCTTTAATTGGAGATAACCTAGCAAAACAATTGGGAACGGTTGGAAATAATAAACGTACCGATAGAATGGGAATGTTATTATTAATTTCTCCTCCAGGATATGGTAAAACTACCTTGATGGAATATATCTCGAATCGATTGGGATTGGTATTTATGAAAATCAACGGTCCGGCTATTGGTCATGAGGTAACTTCTGTAGACCCAATGTCTGCAAACAATTCAGCTTCTCGGGAAGAATTAAAAAAGTTAAACTTAGCTTTTGAAATGGGAGACAATGTAATGTTATATCTTGATGATATTCAACATTGTAATCCAGAGTTTTTACAAAAATTCATTTCTCTTTCCGATGGAACAAGAAAGATTGAAGGTATTTACAACGGAAAATCTAAAACCTATGATTTACGTGGTAAAAAATTCTGTGTAATCATGGCAGGAAACCCGTACACCGAAAGTGGAGATAGATTCCAAATACCAGACATGCTTGCCAATAGGGCCGACATTTACAATTTAGGAGATATTATTGGAGATACAGAACACCTATTCAAACTAAGTTTGATAGAGAACTCTTTAACTTCAAATCCAGTGTTACATCAATTAAGTAGTAAATACTTTGAAGATGTATATGCCTTGATTGATAAAGTTGAAAACAATACGCAAGAGGTTAACCTAAAAGGAAATCACACCAAACAAGAAGTGCAAGATTACACAGCAGTTCTTGAAAAAGTAATCACGGTTAGAGATACTATTTTAAAAGTAAACCAAACCTATATTCAATCAGCCGCAATGGAAGATAATTATAGAACGGAACCTTCTTTTAAACTACAAGGTTCGTATCGTGATATGAATAAATTAGTGGCTAAAATTGTTCCGATTATGAATCATGATGAGTTAGAACGTTTGTTATTATCTCATTATGAAAGTGAATCACAAACCTTAACCTCAGCAGCTGAGGCGAACCTTTTGAAATATAAAGAATTGATTAGTTCTTTATCGGAAGAAGAGCAAACTCGATGGGATGACATTAAGAAGATTTTTGTGAAAAACAATAAACTAAATGGTTTAGGAAACAAAAATGAAATGGCACAAATTCTAAGTCAGATGATGGCTTTTACAGAGAATTTAGAGGGAATAAAATCTGTTTTACAAAAAGGATTAGATAACAAAAATTAA